The Dreissena polymorpha isolate Duluth1 chromosome 2, UMN_Dpol_1.0, whole genome shotgun sequence nucleotide sequence GAAAGACGACGATTCAGCATTAGCAACAGATCTTCCAACCAAAGCACCTGATGAGCTCAGTGGGTTACAGTGCTGTCAATAAAATTCAAATGTAAGAGTGAAATTTAATTGCATCAGCAAGGGATCTTCATAACTAAAAGGGCATGAAAGGCTGGTCTGcataaattaatatattgatttcgaaaaaaatatgtaaacgtCATTTTTACTAAAATTATGTGCGACAAGCATTTTGTAGCTGAAGATCCATTTCATACAATGCCTACTAATATTCAAACCAACTACGCTTACAATATTATCTTTGGACGTTAACGTGTACGTCCGTTCAGTATAAGTCAGCGTAGTTGAACCCATGAAGCACGCCTGAATAAGAAATTATGGAAATGTTGCAAGAAGTACAatgcatatttaattaaaaaaatagtaatataaagagaaaaattaaCAATACAATTGTATACAGCGAttgtaatatatttcaatattaattgcaCAGAATATTGTAGAATCCACAACATTTATTGGTAAAAAGTTGAAAATATAGACAGGTATGAACAATACCTCATTGGTAGCGCAAGTGACCGTTTTGGTTGCATGTGTTTAAATCGGTCGCATTGTGGCAGTCGTAACATTGAAAAGCGGCTAGGTGAAATAAATATGGCTATCATATCATAGTTAAGTTCAATAAGTTCGCATGCGTATGAGTATAATTCCGTAATATAGTATACGTATGTATGCCgattaaatcatattaaaaatatgcgaatgttaaataatcattttaccCTACAATCAATACgtttacgaataaataaatatgctACAAATACTCGGTTGAAGGTTTCAATGAGCAAGGGTAAATTGGAATTCGTTAATGTCTATCGAATGcactgaattaaataaaatattcttatttttaGTTCAGTTGTCCCTATGACGGTGTTATATGGAAACAGGAAAGATTGAATATATACTACAGTAATGAATATATACTACAGTAATAATCAGTATTAAAAGAACAGAATTACAGAAAAAATTTCGACTAAACATTCGAAACAAACATGAATTTGATTAAACCCTCTTAACATAAATCAGACAAACAGATTAGAGCATGTTTTTGCAAGACGTCATTTtgcatgtacatatattgtaTGACAAACACTGACTTATTTGTTAAACATTAGATATtaaaaagttttattattattttatgcgaTATTATTGTTTAGCTCAAACAATGTCGTTTCTTGCGTTGAAAAGTTCAAATAGTCCAAGCATTTCTAAAAACATTATTGGACTGCTTTGATTGTTCtataacatgaaattaattaTGCGTAgtgatttgttttaacaaatcaatATGAAACTTGTAAATTAAAGCACTAAAAAGACTAATCATTGAAATATACTGTTATACACAAATCAGAGGTCGCTGTCTAGCATTTCGGTCAATGATGAGAATACGTATATGCCCATTTAAAAATTGCTGCAAGTACAGCCAAGCAAATATCTGAAATAAAATGCTCATTATGTTGAACTAATTGTATATGTAAAAAGATTAAAGTGTCATACATGGGGAATCGAACGGTCTAATCCAAAATCAAAATATGCGTTTTGATATGACAGTTCAGCCATTTAAACAGGTAAATGTAGTCCGCATGCATTCAAAGCAcgttatggcaagcggttcgaagcataatcccaagaaactagctTTTTACTGAGAACCAAGAACTTATGATCCCAAATAAATATTGTGTTCTCATTACAACTAAGGATATCCGAAAAAACGACGCGAAAtgctgtcgagaacctaggttcttgtcaAAAACTTGGATATAAAACGGGAACTTTGGTTCTCGCAGAATGTTTTGGCTTTATTATCTGATAAATTAAGTTCTagatttgaaaacctaggttttcgtgaattgtgtgtttttataaaaattcgTTAAATGTCTGACTGAAAACCTGGGTTCTGAAATGataacttaggttctcatgagaacctaagttatatgtgtgtatgtgcgTCGTCTCGTTGAGAAAATGGGTTCTcgaatgtaaacaaaggttttcaAATGATATCACAGGTTTCTGAATGTATGTTTAGCGTCTGCGAGCCAAAACAGCTACTAACCTCCAGTTAAAAGGGATATTGTGTTATAATATCTGGTTTTAATAAGTAGCATTTCGCCTGGTTAAGGAAACATTTTTGCCGCGGTATTTTGAAATCAGTTCatatataagaaaacatataGTTCGAACCTTATCTGAATTATAAATTAACATGATTGAACTCCACTTAAATGTTGCTGTTGTGCTTTTTCATGAGCGACAAACCGtctgacaaaaaataacatttgtgcacagttattttaaaatactttaaGACATGAGGCTCGAAAATGccaaatttttaaattacaaatcaTGAAGACCTTTGAAGTTATCGTCGGACAAGCTATAATCTGCAATATGTTAAAACATACGATCACAAATTCCACCGAAGGGGCACGATCCATTGTCAGTCTAAGGTTTATACATTTAGTTTTAAAGCCTTCTCATATAAAAAGGTGTTCTCACGCGTTACAATACTTGTGTCAACAATTTATAGAGTTTCACTGTATGTGTGTACTGTTCTGTTGCGTTTGTATGATTTCGTATTACTGGTACGTATTTGACGATGAGGTTTACATGCTGAAGTCGTAAATAAATCTGATGCTCTGTTTCATTAAGAAGTTTTTCTATACTGAATATTTAAAACTGTATTGATTTTCCAGAAAACGAAACATAACTACAAAAAGGATATACTGGACAGGAAACAGAGACAATGACACAATTGGGTTATCCACTCTTATACCATAATGTGCTTAAATATACATCACGTTATCGTTCATTATTGACCATGTAATCAGCTGTGTACACGGAAGactgtatattttataaattgactGTATATTAGTGTACAGCAATCGCGTTAGTTTTCTAGTTTGATTAAGAGCAAATacgttaaattaaattaatagatTCCCCATATTACACGGAATTTCTATTAGTATTATTGGTGTGCATCAAATACTCATATCCGCATTCGACCTACTTGCATTGACTTACATCGCTGTCGTAAGTTCAATAACAATTGATTTTAACCAAtcaatagaatatatatatattataaactcAGACCATTTTAATGTGAATCAacgtatttatatatgtatgtagtCATAGAAACTGTGTTGTGTTTAATAGCCTACATATAACAACGAACAGGTTTATATCATAAACGATTCCATTGTAACAGTTATAAAAGCTAAGTttaataatttcatataaattTTAGCAATGGCTCGCTTTGActgtaatattaaataatgttattgtgtTCGCAGTTATTTTAGTTTCCTATTCAAGGCTTTAGTATGTAACCTTTAAAAACGGGAATAAACTGCTACCTGCCCGTCTGTCGGTCGGACGGTAAGATGTACGGTCCAAAGACCAGTTTGTTTCCACGTGAAGTTTTGAGAACGCCTTGACCTAAGATCATTCAACTTAGAATGCTAATCACACGTTATAAATGGATGGGGTATATACAATTGTAAAGgataatactttttattttgttttggggAGGAGGTTACATTTTTGCGAAAATCTAATGTTATTCTCGCAAACATGAGCACAGTGAGCCTATATGTGTTGGTGTAAGTAGTGACAATTACACCAGCCATGAAATTAGGgaaactacggaataccgttagtgtcATCGtgggttacacattaaaatccagagggcgacaatgcgatagtgcgatagtacgatggcgacaatgcgatagtacaatggcgacaatgcgacaacgcgatagtacgatggcgacaatgcgatagtcatatcgtactgtcgccatcgtattatcggattgtcgccatcgtactatcgtgttatcgtactgtcgtcatcgtattatcgcattgtcgccatcgtactatcaaaCTGTAGACATCGTATATttgcactgtcgcattgtcgtcatcgtactgtcacaTCCGTTGACAATCCAAACTGACAGATATGCCCAAAATAACATGGCAcgaaatgaacgtttttgtttggGGTTTGGAAGATAAAAAACATGGTATATGTATATGTCGCCGTAACACTGATCTAAGGAAAACATGTATAAGCCGATTATTTCAGGAActtcgcatgtacattttgtacaagttcaaatattagaacatgtttatCGGCGCAAAGGAATGCGTACTTACGGTTTCCGGATATCGActagtttattcgaccctgctttatttggtcaatgtttgcaacaatgGCAGGATAAATCGTTATTCTTTTCTGGGAACACATGTTATAACTTTCATTGTAACGTTagtaattaaacaaatgttttgttcATACCTAATCATCAATCGCAATCGTAAATAATCATGGGTTTGTTAACGCTTTTATcgaaaaaatgtataatacatcCAAAACCGTTAATAGCCTGAATTGCTTAGTGAAAGTGTaacaatttgaatattattataagcacAACATATTCAGTGGGATCGAAAGTgtttttatcatacaaataatgagTGGACAAAGATAACGCATTACACGTTTCAAGTTATACTACATTATTGCACTGTGTACGCAAAATGATGAACCCCAATACGTTAAGCCTAAACTGGATGACTGTCGCGATAGTAAAGGTGTTGATGTGCGGATGTGAGGACGTCTGTCTGTCCGCGTGGTAACTATTAAACAACATCTTTGAAACTGATCAAATGTAATCAGTTCTAACACCACTACGttcacaaaaacaaatacaaaaacaataataaggaACGTCATGAacagttataaaatattttactaatAAGCATTTACTATAGTATGTACTAAGCAAATACGCAAACTCACGATTTATATGTAATTAATAAACACCTTTTTACTTATTTGAATGCAATTTGTACTGCAAATTATCAaatcatcaatataatatgtattgCTCAAATGCATAGTGTATCTACGGTGATTTGATAGGTAAACAAATTGCTTTAACAGGAATGTAACCAGTATTTGTTATTTGCGTTTAAGGAGCTAAGCCTAGTACACTTTTGATACATTTTAGATTCCATTCGTTTTAAATACCATACATAACATTACGTGTCCATCTTGTAAATCATATCTCACAAATCAAACGTGGGGTATGTCACGTCTAACGATCTTAGAAGCTGCAATTACAATGCGTGCATCGTTTCTCCTCCATACAAAGGCAGAAGAGGACCCCAACTGGGAACAGCAATATTGCCAGTAAAATCCCACATGTGGAGTACCTTTTTATTAGGATGCCTTGCTGTAATAAATAACATATCATCATATAGGAAACTGGTTTGCTCGACTAAATCGAAAGCCTAAAGCTGTTATTAACACTCTGTTTTTATCTCGAAATAAGCAGTagtttgaaaaagaaacaaactCTGACTGGGCATTGAACCACGGACTCACCGGTCGAAATGCCTGTCAAATCAACAGAAACGTTACTCTGGTACTTAACAATATATCAACATGGTATCATATAACAAATAGAAACCAACAGTATGTTTGTGACATTAgattgtatttttaatatttgtaaaataaattcatCAAGAAATAATATCCCATTCGACGCGTAcatgttttgtatattaaatcATACATATCTTTGTTATCACATACAGTTATTTGgcctttaaagctgtaaaaaatcaCATTAAGTAATTTTGATTGTAAAATTAtgaagaaaatattaatttacCCCACAATGGGGACAGTTTCCGGTTCGAGCATTTCCTGCTGATATCACTGCCACAGTTGTGTTCTGCTGAGCCTGGAACATGTTTTGGACGTGAGGGTTCGGTGCCTGAGTGTAGGGATACTGGCCAATGGGTTGAGGGGCGGGTTGACTGTAGTAGCCCGGGCCTGCGGGTTGACTGTAGTAACCCGGGGGTGCGGGTTGACTCTGAGCGTTGTAGACATTACCTGATTAACAAAGGTGATCATGAAGTATAGTAGAACTATTGGTCTTCGAATGAAGTTTACGACGATGAACACAAGATTCAGTATAGTACCCAAAATTCACTCACATGTTCTTTATTGAATGAAATCAAATCGAGTTATTTATGCAATGGTTATTAAATCATATAATTATGAAAGTaagatatatgtttaaaaaatcaaaaacacgATGTGAACATATGTGCATTTAAGTCTTGAAACCGCTTACAGATTTCAAGAAAAAAGATATGAATGCTAAAACAAGAGAACAGTTGTCGAGACGTTACTTGTGTAAACATGTGTCGTCATTGTGTTCCCGGCAAATACGAATTTACTGACAGAAGGTACTTCGGTTTCCTAAAAGATGACACACATATGTTGCTTAGGCATTTCAAATACAAATGTACCTTTTCTTTGGATATCACACCGAAGAGATATATAGAGAACACATGATTGGTGCCGAGATAGAGAAATTTTATCCGGTGAGGctaagaaaaagaaaataaggCGAGCTTTAgggagccctatttttctttttcgggccgaaccggacaaactttctccatctcggcaccaaccatgcattcgatttatcctgcttcatgccgttgacacattttatcaaagacaaatgataaattgacataacaatataattattcttgtcaagtctcctacatgtacacaacattccagacgaccgaataaTTACCGATTGTCACgtaaaaaaatagttccactttaaactgttccttttaatactttcctattgaaaatatgagtagaaataaaaaacgaatcgagaatgtgacaTTTTTCTCTTGGTCTACAATTACGATAGCAGCCGATATTGGTAAAATACTACACCCTTGTGTAGTGTATTGGAAAGGTTACAGGCAAATATttgtcacagcgtgcgtaggaatacattacttcctgttgaccggaaaTAGGAAAATTtgttcgaccctgctttattaggtcaatatttgcaacagaggcaggataattatgtttatgttaaagtttgttaaATTATCCTAATGTGGTTTAACCTTGATGATCCCACAATGTTTTGAATGTATTCGATGTATTCAAATATATTCAGAAAAAAAGTAGTTTACTCGAATAGAACGCCGTGCGCATTATTACATTAAGGACGATGGTGTTATTGTTGGATCATTTACTAGCAATCACGATCTGCTTGAATTTGATGGTAAGATACATATTTGCATCccaaattgttttaattacaagCAATGCCCAGTGAACTGGATGGTCAATGACACGTTGTTTATTCTATCGGAAATTGTACGATTCAATTTTGGAAGTTTCGTGTGATCATAAAAGCAATGGTTAAACTAAAATTCTAGGATGAGCGCTACCAAGTCTGTCAATATTTAGATAATTTACCATAATGTCTATCATTGCATGACCGCTATCACAATTACGTTCATTTTTTCTGTACTGTTATTACGAAATGAATAGTTACTGGGATTGCTCCTTACAAActaaatatgttaatttaaaaaaacataacaatattatttgcttttatttaatgctttccggtggtttatagagaaatatcagtgatttaaaactgataatttcactgtttcaaacagtgaaaattatcaccgagaattatcgataattttcattgtttactgtgaaatgacgtcatttttttgacgaaatgacgtcattatcccagcaaaattcgttagctgaactcttgaacaatgtatataaactgtgaaaaatgcattaaataaaaagaaaatttgttggattcggtggattatcgatttcaattcactcgtgatcagagaaaacaaatattttcactcgtggctgcgccactcgtgaaaatattattttctatgatcactcgtgaattaaaatcgataatccaccggatcccacaaatatcctctatttaaacATCGCTTTCTATAACAAAAACACGTCCACCTTGCATCAAAGAAATTAGACATAAACAAAGATTGATCATTGTATAGTATGACTAGAACGAAATAAAAATGTACACAGAGATTTGTATTATTGTCAAACCATTCAAAATTACCTttacaataaatgaaaataacagaGAATAAACGACATATTATAAGGGCGTGGATTGAGTGGCATGCGACTGTATATTAGGTCCATGATTGGCTTTTATACGCAATATAAATTACCCGCTCCGAAGAGACTTCCGAACATTTTGGAAAATAGCACCAAGTGACGTACGCTGTAAATTACAATCATGCACATGGAAAGGACGCCCAAATGAGGTTTATACAGTATTGATTAGCATTGCTCACTGCACATGCTCCGCCTTTACTGATTCAGTAGATTATACTCCGCTTCGTATCCAATACTCTCGGCACATACTGCAGTATCCAGCGTAtacacatttgtatttattaattgtagcagacgacaactTTAACGGGTTAGGGATGATAATAATAGCACAACTGGTAATATGTCACTGTGTTAGTTGTGGTTACAATGAATTATGTAAATAGTTTAGGAGTGTTATGGTGTACGCATGTACTCTCTTAATTATCCAACGCCATTTACTCGAATATACATTTTTCTCAAAATGTCATGACTATATTATCTATTATCTCTTCGAAAAAGATTGTTATGTATTAGATGTTGATTGTTGATTGTTTTGCTAAACTATGTGTGACTACAGAATGCGACCTTTACATTCGGCGGTTGATTGTTGATTGTTTTGCTAAACTATATGTAACTACAGAATGCGACCTTGACATTCGGCGGTTTACCTTCAACTGGAGAATAGCCTGTTTTAAAGATGGCAGTAAATTATTGAGCTTTGATTCGTGTCGCGTTTCTAACAAATCGCATGGTTGAtctttatgtattatttttgttt carries:
- the LOC127867322 gene encoding brain protein I3-like produces the protein MTTHVYTSNVYNAQSQPAPPGYYSQPAGPGYYSQPAPQPIGQYPYTQAPNPHVQNMFQAQQNTTVAVISAGNARTGNCPHCGQGILIKRYSTCGILLAILLFPVGVLFCLCMEEKRCTHCNCSF